A genomic stretch from Helianthus annuus cultivar XRQ/B chromosome 1, HanXRQr2.0-SUNRISE, whole genome shotgun sequence includes:
- the LOC110866702 gene encoding D-aminoacyl-tRNA deacylase isoform X3, translating to MKCESCVTGSLPTQHEGGCVKSSSSSSSSSERVLEMKVVVQRVASASVEVEGRTVSAIGPGLLVLVGIHDLDSHSDADYICRKVLNMRLFPNDKSGKTWDQNVMQKNYEVLLVSQFTLYGILKGNKPDFHVAMPPDKAKSLYASLVQTFQTTYRSDAVRDGVFGAMMKQYKGWRRGRKHYEWKVIRDID from the exons ATGAAGTGTGAAAGTTGTGTCACAGGTAGCCTACCAACCCAACACGAGGGAGGGTGTgtgaaatcatcatcatcatcatcatcatcatcagaaagGGTTTTGGAAATGAAGGTGGTGGTACAGCGAGTTGCCTCCGCCAGCGTGGAG GTAGAAGGGCGTACGGTGTCGGCAATTGGCCCCGGATTGCTTGTTCTCGTTGGAATTCACGACCTCGATTCTCATTCCGATGCTGATTATAT ATGTCGTAAGGTGCTCAATATGAGATTGTTCCCTAACGATAAATCTGGCAAAACATGGGATCAAAAT GTAATGCAAAAGAATTATGAGGTTCTATTAG tTAGTCAATTTACATTGTACGGGATACTAAAGGGTAACAAGCCAGATTTTCATGTTGCAATGCCACCTGATAAAGCAAAATCCTTGTATGCTTCCTTGGTGCAAACATTCCAAACTACTTACAGATCAGATGCAGTAAGAG ATGGAGTATTTGGGGCAATGATGAAG CAATACAAAGGATGGCGTAGAGGCAGAAAGCACTATGAATGGAAAGTAATCCGGGATATTGATTAA
- the LOC110866702 gene encoding D-aminoacyl-tRNA deacylase isoform X1, with the protein MKCESCVTGSLPTQHEGGCVKSSSSSSSSSERVLEMKVVVQRVASASVEVEGRTVSAIGPGLLVLVGIHDLDSHSDADYICRKVLNMRLFPNDKSGKTWDQNVMQKNYEVLLVSQFTLYGILKGNKPDFHVAMPPDKAKSLYASLVQTFQTTYRSDAVRDGVFGAMMKVNLVNDGPVTMQLESPQSSSNTKDGVEAESTMNGK; encoded by the exons ATGAAGTGTGAAAGTTGTGTCACAGGTAGCCTACCAACCCAACACGAGGGAGGGTGTgtgaaatcatcatcatcatcatcatcatcatcagaaagGGTTTTGGAAATGAAGGTGGTGGTACAGCGAGTTGCCTCCGCCAGCGTGGAG GTAGAAGGGCGTACGGTGTCGGCAATTGGCCCCGGATTGCTTGTTCTCGTTGGAATTCACGACCTCGATTCTCATTCCGATGCTGATTATAT ATGTCGTAAGGTGCTCAATATGAGATTGTTCCCTAACGATAAATCTGGCAAAACATGGGATCAAAAT GTAATGCAAAAGAATTATGAGGTTCTATTAG tTAGTCAATTTACATTGTACGGGATACTAAAGGGTAACAAGCCAGATTTTCATGTTGCAATGCCACCTGATAAAGCAAAATCCTTGTATGCTTCCTTGGTGCAAACATTCCAAACTACTTACAGATCAGATGCAGTAAGAG ATGGAGTATTTGGGGCAATGATGAAG GTCAATTTGGTCAACGATGGTCCAGTTACAATGCAGCTCGAGTCACCGCAGTCATCAAG CAATACAAAGGATGGCGTAGAGGCAGAAAGCACTATGAATGGAAAGTAA
- the LOC110866702 gene encoding D-aminoacyl-tRNA deacylase isoform X2 has translation MKCESCVTGSLPTQHEGGCVKSSSSSSSSSERVLEMKVVVQRVASASVEVEGRTVSAIGPGLLVLVGIHDLDSHSDADYICRKVLNMRLFPNDKSGKTWDQNVMQKNYEVLLVSQFTLYGILKGNKPDFHVAMPPDKAKSLYASLVQTFQTTYRSDAVRGQFGQRWSSYNAARVTAVIKQYKGWRRGRKHYEWKVIRDID, from the exons ATGAAGTGTGAAAGTTGTGTCACAGGTAGCCTACCAACCCAACACGAGGGAGGGTGTgtgaaatcatcatcatcatcatcatcatcatcagaaagGGTTTTGGAAATGAAGGTGGTGGTACAGCGAGTTGCCTCCGCCAGCGTGGAG GTAGAAGGGCGTACGGTGTCGGCAATTGGCCCCGGATTGCTTGTTCTCGTTGGAATTCACGACCTCGATTCTCATTCCGATGCTGATTATAT ATGTCGTAAGGTGCTCAATATGAGATTGTTCCCTAACGATAAATCTGGCAAAACATGGGATCAAAAT GTAATGCAAAAGAATTATGAGGTTCTATTAG tTAGTCAATTTACATTGTACGGGATACTAAAGGGTAACAAGCCAGATTTTCATGTTGCAATGCCACCTGATAAAGCAAAATCCTTGTATGCTTCCTTGGTGCAAACATTCCAAACTACTTACAGATCAGATGCAGTAAGAG GTCAATTTGGTCAACGATGGTCCAGTTACAATGCAGCTCGAGTCACCGCAGTCATCAAG CAATACAAAGGATGGCGTAGAGGCAGAAAGCACTATGAATGGAAAGTAATCCGGGATATTGATTAA